Proteins encoded together in one Lathyrus oleraceus cultivar Zhongwan6 chromosome 5, CAAS_Psat_ZW6_1.0, whole genome shotgun sequence window:
- the LOC127084753 gene encoding uncharacterized protein LOC127084753 produces the protein MDPYQNTDKKPNAAKARLRRKTFLQERSAKKHKTVHQKSSGCQNQNVAQPRLLFQSTSQSEIASQSSNQQNQLNQNYNRSINRFNTNFQMYTQRNTSLEPYQREKTVVGIDSLRVNLTSKFVNINTNVASSSSNLKLPTATNWNISSADRHVQEKSVYDSSEGSSDDDSNSSLDEEEMHTNHKSKGYGILSEGYYDVGDPLIECEYCGAKMWYQERMNKHKHAASPKYQLCCGNGKVQLPLLKSPPPFLQHLLFDRDSSVSKNFQQHIRVYNMMFAFTSPGAKLDNKFNNSRGPPTIRIQGQSCHRIGSLLPMPEQSPKFAQLYIYDTENEIQNRLQGIRNNNNIDPDTVCKLSEMLYQHNTHTKSFRMVRERLNQGNVNNLKLRLISERITDGRIYNQPNVSEVAALIVGDVGTASKRDIIIQTQCGKLQRIDEFHASYLSYQYPLIFPYGEDGYRRGVAHRDRENSKRRQRNWLTIREWLAFRIQSRAEEAQTLLCSRRLYQQFLVDGFTMIESERLNWLRKNQSKLRVSKYRSLNESDHQIQTQGSNKGKRVILPGTHVGSCRYMNQLYFDGMAICSYAGFPDLFITFTCNPNWPEIQRVLGSINLKAHDRPDIISRIFKMKLDELISDLTKKNVFGKVLAYIYTVEFQKRGLPHAHIVIFLHPSNKCPTPDEIDKIISAEIPNQEHEKELYNLVKNYMVHGPCGLSHKSSPCMKDGKCSKYYPKKCQNSTFVDKYGYPVYRRRNNGNTIVRNGVSFTNKNVVPYNPMLLMKYQAHINIEWCNQNTSIKYLFKHISKGYDRITAVIDPAQGIGSTRSGNIDEIKQYIDCRHVTPAEACWRIFSFPIHGRKPAVERLFFHIPGEQLVYFNDCEHIDDVLLKPSVTESMFTSWMQANKIYPQAKNLTYVQFVSKFVYDKWKRLWKPRRRGYTIGRLIWVPPSTGELFYLRMMLTVVKGPVSYEDIKTVNQIQYKTFGEACFAMGFIEDDRKNIEAIKEANEWGSRKYLRKLFVTMLLSNTINRPDSVWNKTWKLLSGGILYDQRKLAANQDLQLTCEEIQNLSLFEIEKHLQTNQRSLKEYTSMPYPKDYVTGQLGNRLIYEECDYDQDVQQQQFQQLFGSLTDEQRGIFETIMKAVNNQKGGVFFLYGYGGTGKTFMWKTLASAIRSQRHIVLTVASSGIASLLLPGGSTAHSKFKIPIPTLDCSTCNIEKGSEIAELLKLTKLIIWDEAPMAHKFCFEALDKTLKDIMSLSTSIFGGKVVVFGGDFRQILPVIPSGSRSDIVHATINASYIWDHCQVLTLTKNMRLQTGSEISDTAELNEFSQWMLNIGDGKISEPNDGYAEIDIPSELLITNFADPIEAIVKSTYPNLMENHKNEFFLQSRAILASKVDVVDQINEYVLQLSPGEEMEYLSSNFIDRSEANTSEAFEKLTPEFLSSLTTSGLPNHKIKLKIGTPIMLLRNLDQKEGLCNGTRLIVTRLANHVLEAKIITGKNIGSMIYIPQMSLSLSQSPWPFKLIRRQFPIIVSYAMTINKSQGQSLDFIGLYLPRSVFSHGQLYVAISRVKSKQGLKILIHDDERQPLNITTNVVFKEVFQNL, from the exons ATGGATCCGTATCAGAACACCGACAAAAAACCTAATGCAGCAAAAGCGCGGTTGAGAAGAAAGACATTCCTGCAAGAAAGAAGTGCAAAGAAACATAAGACAGTGCATCAAAAAAGTAGTGGTTGTCAAAATCAAAACGTGGCTCAGCCAAGGTTGTTATTTCAAAGTACTTCACAGTCTGAAATAGCTTCTCAATCTTCCAATCAGCAGAATCAGCTCAATCAGAATTATAATAGGAGCATCAACAGATTCAACACTAATTTTCAAATGTATACTCAGCGAAATACTAGCCTAGAACCATATCAGAGGGAAAAAACTGTGGTTGGTATTGATTCCTTGCGTGTCAATCTAACGAGCAAGTTTGTAAATATCAATACCAATGTTGCTTCGTCTTCGTCAAACCTGAAGTTGCCAACTGCCACAAATTGGAATATATCAAGTGCAGATAGACATGTGCAGGAAAAAAGTGTCTATGATTCCTCTGAAG GTTCAAGTGATGATGATAGCAACTCAAGTCTTGATGAAGAAGAAATGCATACAAATCACAAATCTAAGGGTTATGGCATTCTTAGTGAAG GTTATTATGATGTCGGTGATCCACTAATTGAATGCGAGTATTGTGGAGCAAAAATGTGGTACCAAGAGAGAATGAATAAACATAAACATGCTGCAAGTCCTAAGTACCAACTATGTTGTGGAAATGGAAAGGTTCAACTTCCACTCTTGAAATCACCACCTCCATTCCTTCAACATCTTCTATTTGATCGTGATTCATCGGTTAGCAAGAACTTCCAACAGCACATCAGAGTTTATAACATGATGTTTGCATTTACTTCACCAGGAGCAAAGTTAGATAACAAATTTAATAATAGTAGAGGGCCACCAACAATCAGAATACAAGGTCAATCATGTCATAGAATAGGAAGTTTACTGCCTATGCCGGAACAATCACCAAAATTTGCACAACTTTATATTTATGATACAGAAAATGAAATACAAAATAGACTTCAAGGGATAAG GAACAATAATAACATTGACCCAGATACTGTTTGCAAATTGTCTGAAATGCTTTATCAACATAATACACATACAAAATCTTTTCGGATGGTAAGAGAAAGATTGAACCAAGGTAATGTGAACAATTTGAAGCTAAGGCTGATTTCTGAGAGAATTACTGATGGTAGAATATACAATCAACCCAATGTGTCTGAAGTAGCAGCTCTTATTGTTGGTGATGTTGGTACTGCTTCAAAAAGAGATATAATAATACAGACTCAATGTGGTAAACTTCAAAGAATTGATGAATTTCATGCTAGCTATTTATCTTACCAATATCCCTTAATATTTCCATATGGCGAAGATGGCTACCGACGTGGCGTGGCTCATAGAGATAGAGAAAATTCTAAGAGAAGACAAAGGAATTGGCTGACTATAAGAGAATGGCTTGCTTTTAGAATTCAATCTAGAGCAGAGGAAGCACAAACTTTATTATGTTCAAGAAGACTATACCAACAATTTTTAGTTGATGGATTCACTATGATAGAGTCTGAAAGACTCAATTGGCTTAGGAAAAATCAATCCAAGCTACGAGTTTCTAAATATCGTAGTCTTAATGAATCTGATCACCAAATCCAAACTCAAGGGTCAAACAAAGGAAAAAGAGTAATATTACCTGGAACACATGTGGGAAGCTGCAGATACATGAATCAGTTATATTTTGATGGAATGGCAATTTGTAGCTATGCTGGTTTTCCAGATCTTTTTATTACATTTACCTGCAATCCCAACTGGCCAGAAATACAAAGAGTGCTAGGATCAATAAATTTGAAAGCACATGATCGTCCTGATATAATATCAAGGATATTTAAAATGAAACTGGACGAGCTCATTTCAGATTTGACCAAGAAAAATGTGTTTGGGAAAGTTCTTGCAT ATATATACACCGTTGAATTTCAAAAGAGGGGATTGCCACATGCGCACATAGTAATATTTTTACATCCTTCTAATAAATGCCCTACCCCTGATGAAATTGACAAAATCATTTCAGCTGAGATACCGAATCAGGAACATGAGAAAGAGTTATATAATTTGGTTAAAAATTACATGGTTCATGGTCCATGTGGTTTATCTCACAAATCATCACCTTGCATGAAAGATGGAAAATGCTCAAAATATTATCCTAAGAAGTGTCAGAACTCAACATTTGTTGACAAATACGGTTATCCAGTCTATCGACGAAGAAACAATGGTAACACAATTGTCAGGAATGGAGTTTCATTCACTAACAAAAATGTTGTGCCATACAATCCTATGTTGCTGATGAAGTACCAAGCACATATAAACATAGAATGGTGTAACCAAAACACATCAATAAAATACTTATTCAAGCACATAAGTAAAGGTTATGACAGAATAACAGCTGTTATTGATCCAGCACAAGGCATAGGTTCAACTCGAAGTGGTAACATTGATGAGATCAAACAGTATATTGATTGTAGGCATGTGACACCAGCTGAAGCATGTTGGAGAATTTTTTCATTTCCAATACATGGTCGAAAACCAGCGGTTGAAAGGTTGTTTTTTCATATTCCAGGAGAGCAATTGGTCTACTTTAACGATTGTGAGCATATTGATGATGTGTTGTTGAAACCAAGTGTCACTGAATCGATGTTTACATCTTGGATGCAAGCAAACAAGATTTATCCTCAAGCCAAAAATTTGACTTATGTTCAGTTTGTTTCTAAATTTGTATATGACAAGTGGAAACGGTTATGGAAACCGCGTAGGAGAGGTTATACTATTGGGAGGCTAATTTGGGTTCCTCCAAGTACTGGAGAGCTTTTTTATTTAAGAATGATGCTTACTGTTGTTAAAGGACCTGTCAGCTATGAAGATATTAAAACAGTTAATCAGATCCAATATAAAACATTTGGAGAAGCATGTTTTGCAATGGGTTTCATTGAAGATGATAGAAAAAATATAGAGGCCATAAAAGAGGCAAATGAGTGGGGTTCTAGAAAGTACTTAAGAAAGTTATTTGTTACTATGCTCTTGTCAAATACTATTAATAGACCAGACTCTGTGTGGAATAAAACTTGGAAACTGTTGTCTGGTGGGATACTTTATGATCAAAGGAAACTGGCTGCCAATCAAG ACTTGCAACTTACTTGTGAAGAGATACAAAATTTATCTCTATTTGAGATTGAGAAACATCTGCAAACAAACCAAAGAAGTCTGAAGGAATATACGTCAATGCCATATCCAAAAGATTATGTCACGGGTCAATTAGGAAATAGATTAATATATGAAGAATGTGACTATGATCAAGAtgttcaacaacaacaattccaacaattGTTCGGTTCTCTGACAG ATGAACAAAGAGGAATATTTGAAACAATTATGAAGGCAGTCAACAACCAAAAGGGAGGGGTATTTTTCTTATACGGTTATGGTGGAACTGGAAAAACTTTCATGTGGAAAACTTTAGCATCGGCCATACGTTCTCAACGTCATATTGTGTTGACTGTGGCATCAAGTGGAATAGCATCCCTCTTATTACCGGGAGGAAGTACAGCACATTCAAAGTTTAAAATTCCTATTCCTACACTTGATTGCTCGACTTGCAATATAGAAAAAGGAAGTGAAATTGCAGAGTTGCTGAAACTAACAAAGCTTATAATATGGGATGAAGCTCCAATGGCCCATAAATTTTGTTTTGAGGCTTTGGACAAAACTCTTAAAGACATAATGAGTTTAAGCACCTCAATATTTGGAGGAAAAGTAGTAGTGTTTGGGGGAGACTTTAGGCAAATTCTACCCGTCATTCCAAGTGGAAGTCGTTCTGACATCGTCCATGCAACAATTAACGCATCATATATTTGGGATCATTGTCAAGTGTTAACTCTAACAAAAAATATGCGTTTGCAAACTGGGTCAGAAATTTCCGATACTGCAGAACTCAATGAATTCTCACAATGGATGTTAAATATTGGCGATGGGAAGATTTCTGAGCCAAATGATGGTTATGCTGAGATAGATATTCCAAGTGAATTATTGATTACCAATTTTGCCGATCCTATTGAAGCAATTGTGAAAAGCACATATCCAAATTTAATGGAAAATCATAAGAATGAATTTTTTTTGCAATCTAGGGCCATTTTAGCATCAAAAGTTGATGTTGTCGATCAAATAAATGAATATGTCCTACAATTGTCTCCAG GTGAGGAGATGGAGTATTTAAGTTCAAATTTTATAGATCGGTCAGAAGCTAATACCAGTGAAGCATTTGAAAAACTTACCCCAGAGTTTTTGAGCTCACTAACAACATCAGGTCTTCCTAACCATAAAATCAAACTCAAGATTGGTACTCCGATAATGCTTTTAAGAAATTTAGACCAAAAAGAAGGATTGTGTAATGGAACTAGATTAATTGTCACAAGGCTGGCAAATCATGTGCTAGAAGCAAAGATCATTACTGGGAAAAATATTGGAAGCATGATCTACATTCCACAGATGTCTCTATCTCTGTCTCAATCACCATGGCCATTTAAGCTTATACGAAGACAATTTCCTATAATCGTCTCATATGCTATGACAATCAATAAATCACAAGGCCAATCACTCGACTTCATTGGGTTATACTTGCCTAGATCAGTGTTTAGCCATGGCCAACTATATGTGGCGATTTCCAGAGTTAAGAGCAAGCAGGGTCTCAAGATCTTAATACATGATGATGAAAGACAGCCACTCAACATTACCACCAACGTTGTCTTTAAAGAGGTCTTTCAAAATCTTTAA